In one Pseudarthrobacter oxydans genomic region, the following are encoded:
- the rplD gene encoding 50S ribosomal protein L4: MANTVQVDLPAEIFDVQTNVPLLHQVVVAQLAAARQGTHKTKTRAEVSGAGRKPFKQKGTGRARQGSIRAPHMTGGGVVHGPTPRDYSQRTPKKMIAAALRGALSDRARNGRIHVVAELVEGSKPSAKAALAALRGVSDRKNLLVVIERANDVAALSVRNLAGVHVLYADQLNTYDVLVSDDVVFTKAAYDAFVAGKAVAKNEEDAK; encoded by the coding sequence ATGGCTAACACTGTCCAGGTTGACCTGCCTGCAGAGATCTTCGACGTCCAGACCAACGTGCCGCTGCTGCACCAGGTTGTCGTTGCCCAGCTCGCTGCTGCTCGCCAGGGTACCCACAAGACCAAGACCCGCGCTGAAGTTTCCGGTGCAGGACGCAAGCCGTTCAAGCAGAAGGGCACCGGCCGCGCCCGTCAGGGTTCAATCCGTGCTCCTCACATGACCGGCGGTGGCGTTGTCCACGGTCCCACCCCGCGTGACTACAGCCAGCGCACCCCCAAGAAGATGATTGCTGCTGCACTGCGCGGCGCACTGTCTGACCGGGCACGCAACGGGCGCATCCACGTTGTCGCCGAGCTGGTAGAAGGCTCCAAGCCTTCCGCCAAGGCTGCACTTGCAGCGCTGCGCGGCGTCTCCGACCGCAAGAACCTGCTGGTCGTCATCGAGCGCGCCAACGATGTTGCAGCACTGTCCGTGCGCAACCTCGCCGGTGTTCACGTTCTGTACGCAGACCAGCTGAACACCTACGACGTTCTCGTGTCTGATGACGTTGTCTTCACCAAGGCTGCCTACGACGCATTCGTTGCCGGCAAGGCAGTGGCAAAGAATGAGGAGGATGCCAAGTGA